The window TGTTTTGATTGAGGCCAAATCAGGTTAGCGTCAAATCGTCCTCAATCTCCCTGCAGATCGCGTAGTGGTGGTAAGCACGTGATGTGCTAGGGACCCCGTAACAGCCTCGCACGTGCCGATAAGGTGCTTATCAGAATCCAAACACGAACCCCCCTCTGTTTACTTCAGCGCGCGTCTCCATGTGAGCAACCAACGACGAATTCCGGCATCAGTCAAACCACAAGCGGCACCATCAGCGCATCGAGTGCGGTCGCCATGAGGGTGATTGAAGTTATCATCGACGTACGTTCGTCTGCCCTGCGTGAGCTGTCACCTCTCTGACTTATCTGGGGCACAGGGCTTCAAGTCGTATGCCGTTCGGACAGTGATCTCAGGATGGTAAGTCGCTCAGCATTGCTTACCCAGAGTATGAGCATCAAATTCTGACCTGCTTTGCTTCAGGGACGAGAGTTTCAATTCCATCACTGGTCTGAATGGCAGTGGCAAGTCGAATATTCTCGACTCAATATGTTTTGTTCTTGGTATCACCAACATGTCCACGGTTCGAGCGCAGAACCTTCAGGTAGGCAGGCCACTGCGCGCATTCACAACGCGGTTCAAGGTTAATTTTTGTAGGATCTCATCTACAAGCGCGGTCAAGCTGGTGTCACCAAGGCCAGCGTGACGATTGTGTTCGACAACCGAGACAAGAAGAAGTCACCTATCGGTTTTGAGGAATATGCCACAATTAGTGTCACCCGCCAAATTGTCCTGGGCGGCACCTCCAAATACCTCATCAACGGACATCGAGCGCAGCAGCAAACAGTCCAGAATCTGTTCCAGTCTGTTCAACTGAACATTAACAACCCAAACTTCCTCATCATGCAGGGACGAATCACCAAGGTCCTGAACATGAAGCCTGTTGAAATATTAGCCATGATCGAGGAAGCGGCAGGAACGAGAATGTTTGAGGATCGGAGAGACAAGGCGCTGAAGACGATGGCCAAGAAAGAGCTGAAGCTGCAGGAGCTCAGGGAGCTGCTGAAGGATGAGATCGAGCCCAAGCTCGAGAAGCTTCGCACAGAAAAACGGGCGTTCCTGGATTTCCAGCAAACACAGAACGATCTCGAGCGCCTCACGAGACTGGTAGTTGCATATGACTACATCAGGTGTCAGGAAAAGGTGAAGCAGTCTGCGGCGGATCTGGAGGGTAAGAAGCAACGACACAAGACTTTGGAGGATTCCTCGGCCCGTCTTAAGGGCGAGATTTCCCACCTTGAGGAGGACGTCAACAAGGTCCGAGCTCAGCGGGATAAGGAGGTCAAAAAGGGCGGCAAAGCTCAGGCGCTTGAAGAAATGGTCAAGAAGCACGCCAATGAACTTGTTCGTCTTGCCACCGTCATGGATTTGAAGAACACGAGTTTGGCAGAGGAACGGGAAAAGAAGGCGGTCGTGGAGAAGGCCGTCACCGAACTGGAAGCGACTCTGAAAGACAAAACAACGGCCTTCCAGAACGCCAAGACGGCATATGACGTTGCCAAGGACGAACTTGCAAAGCAGAGCCAGGATGCCGAATCCAAGGAAGAGCTTCTGCAAACGTTGCAAACAGGAGTTGCATCCAAGGACGGCCAGGAGAATGGGTATCAGGGTCAGCTGCAGGACGCGCGGAATCGTGCTACCACGGCGGCAACTGAGCAGGAGCAAGCCAAGCTCAAGATTACTCATCTACAGAGCCGGTTGAAAGAGGAAGAGCCGCGGGCCAaaaaggccaaggagcaGAACGCGGGACTGCTTCGCGACTTGGACGGTCTCAAATCGCAGGCTCAGCGGCTAGAGAAGGAGCTGAACAAGCTCGGCTTCGAACCTGGTCAAGAAGAAGAGATGTACAAGCGGGAGTCGACGTTGCAAGAATCGGTACGGAACTTGCGACAAGACTCGGACAAGCTGAAGCGCCAAGTTGCCAATATCGACTTTAACTACGCAGATCCCGTTCCCGGATTTGATCGATCCAAAGTCAAGGGCTTGGTAGCGCAGCTGTTCACGCTTGACAAGGAGCACACCAAAGCCGGCACCGCACTCGAGATTTGTGCTGGAGGACGTCTGTACAATGTCGTGGTCGATTCCGAGGTTACCGGCACACAACTGCTTCAGAAGGGCAAGCTGAGGAAGCGAGTGACCATCATTCCTCTCAACAAGATTGCAGCGTTCAAGGCGTCAGCCGAGACAGTTGCGACAGCACAAAACATCGCGCCCGGCAAGGTCGACCTTGCGCTGTCTCTGGTTGGCTACGATGAGGAGATCTCCGCGGCGATGGAGTACGTCTTTGGCAACACGCTGATCTGCGCGGACGCGGAAACGGCGAAACAGGTCACGTTCGACCCTAATGTGAGGATGAGGAGCATTACTCTTGAGGGAGACGCCTACGACCCTTCCGGGACGCTATCAGGCGGCAGCTCACCCAACTCGAGCGGCGTCCTGGTCACTCTGCAAAAGCTAAACAGCATTACGATGCAGCTGCATGAAGCGGAGCATTCGTTGCAGAAAGTCCAAGCGATTATCGCCAAGGAGCGGTCCAAGTTGGACCAAGCTCGCCGGGTCAAGCAGGACCTCGACTTGAAGACGCACGAGATCAAACTGGCCGAAGAGCAGATTAGCGGaaactcgtcctcgtcgatcATTCAGGAAGTTGAGAACATGAAGTCGACGATTGCCGAGCTGCAGGAGAGTATATCTGACGCGAAGAAGCGCCAATCGGAGGCTAGCGTAGACATCAAGCGCATCGAGAAGGACATGAAGGACTTTGATACCAACAAGGACGCCAAGCTAGTTGAACTGCAGAAGTCGCTCGACAAGCTCCGATCTACCCTGGAGAAGAACTCGGCGGCGGTCAAGTCGCTGCAGAAAGAGCTTCAAGGCGCGCAGTTGGATCTGGAacaggtcggcggcgatcTGTCGAGTGCCCGGGACCAGGTTCAAGAGGTTGAGCTTGGAATAACGGCACAGAAGCAGGACATTGAAGGGCTCGCGGCGCAGCAAGTAGAACTCGGCGAGACGCACAACAAGGTCCAGGcacagctcgacgacgagcgagccaAGCTGCATCTGTTTGACGACGAGCTTCGGGCTTTAGAGGAGGCGACCCGGTCCAAGAATGCGCGCATCGCCGAAGAAGGTCTCGAGATGCAGAAGCTCGGCCATCAGATCGAGCGTTTCCATAAAGAACAGCAAGGGGCAGTGGAGAATGTCGCACGGCTCGAGGCCGATCACGAATGGATAGAGGACGAGAAGGACAAGTTTGGCCGGGGCGGTACTCCATACGACTTCCAAGGCCAAAACATTGGCGAATGCAAGTCAACCCTGCGCAACTTGACGGAGCGCTTCCAGGggatgaagaagaagatCAACCCCAAGGTCATGAACATGATTGACAGCGTCGAAAAGAAAGAGGTGACGCTGAAGCACATGATCAAGACGGTCATCCGCGACAAGCGCAAGATTGAGGAGACGATTGTCAGCCTCGACGACTACAAGAAGAAGGCGCTCCACGAGACGTGGCAGAAGGTCAACGGAGATTTCGGTAACATTTTCTCCGAACTCCTGCCTGGGGGGAGCTTTGCGAAGCTCGATCCGCCCGAGGACAAGACGATcagcgacggcctcgaggtcaaGGTTTGTCTTGGTAAGGTGTGGAAGCAGAGCTTGACGGAGCTGAGCGGTGGCCAACGGTAGGCGCGAACGATCTCCACTTATATGAAATCCATCTAACAAGAAGCAGATCTCTCGTCGCCCTGTCACTCATCATGGCCCTACTGCAGTTCAAGCCAGCGCCGATGTATATcctggacgaggtcgacgccgcaCTCGATCTTTCGCATACGCAAAACATTGGACGGCTCATCAAGACGCGCTTCAAGGGGTCACAGTTTATCGTCGTCAGTCTCAAGGACGGCATGTTCCAGAACGCCAACCGCATCTTCCGCACGCGCTTCAGCGAGGGCACCAGCATGGTCCAGGCCTTGACTCCGGCAGACCTGAAGTAAGCATGCGGAAAGGACGGGGCGTCGCACCGAACTCTAGAGTTGAAGGCTAGGCGATGAAGTTTTCTTGGGAAATCGAATGCATGAGCTACCCCAAGGCTGGCATGAACGAATTGGTGTTTGGTACTGGTTTGACGGGCATGAGAGGGAGCGCGCAATCGTGTTTTTGGGTGTGAATATTCGGCTTAGTTCATGACTCGGCATGATGGATGAATGAATTTTGTACTTATATTTGCGTATATCGAGCATCGCTAGTCGCAGTTTGGCTGGACTTGTGCCAGAGGGACTTGCCACCGTTGCCAGAGCGGGAGAGGAAGTGACAGTCGATGTCCCCGATGATGACGGTGATAATCGAGTCAAGTtgccgtcaaggcc of the Drechmeria coniospora strain ARSEF 6962 chromosome 01, whole genome shotgun sequence genome contains:
- a CDS encoding condensin complex component SMC2, with the translated sequence MRVIEVIIDGFKSYAVRTVISGWDESFNSITGLNGSGKSNILDSICFVLGITNMSTVRAQNLQDLIYKRGQAGVTKASVTIVFDNRDKKKSPIGFEEYATISVTRQIVLGGTSKYLINGHRAQQQTVQNLFQSVQLNINNPNFLIMQGRITKVLNMKPVEILAMIEEAAGTRMFEDRRDKALKTMAKKELKLQELRELLKDEIEPKLEKLRTEKRAFLDFQQTQNDLERLTRLVVAYDYIRCQEKVKQSAADLEGKKQRHKTLEDSSARLKGEISHLEEDVNKVRAQRDKEVKKGGKAQALEEMVKKHANELVRLATVMDLKNTSLAEEREKKAVVEKAVTELEATLKDKTTAFQNAKTAYDVAKDELAKQSQDAESKEELLQTLQTGVASKDGQENGYQGQLQDARNRATTAATEQEQAKLKITHLQSRLKEEEPRAKKAKEQNAGLLRDLDGLKSQAQRLEKELNKLGFEPGQEEEMYKRESTLQESVRNLRQDSDKLKRQVANIDFNYADPVPGFDRSKVKGLVAQLFTLDKEHTKAGTALEICAGGRLYNVVVDSEVTGTQLLQKGKLRKRVTIIPLNKIAAFKASAETVATAQNIAPGKVDLALSLVGYDEEISAAMEYVFGNTLICADAETAKQVTFDPNVRMRSITLEGDAYDPSGTLSGGSSPNSSGVLVTLQKLNSITMQLHEAEHSLQKVQAIIAKERSKLDQARRVKQDLDLKTHEIKLAEEQISGNSSSSIIQEVENMKSTIAELQESISDAKKRQSEASVDIKRIEKDMKDFDTNKDAKLVELQKSLDKLRSTLEKNSAAVKSLQKELQGAQLDLEQVGGDLSSARDQVQEVELGITAQKQDIEGLAAQQVELGETHNKVQAQLDDERAKLHLFDDELRALEEATRSKNARIAEEGLEMQKLGHQIERFHKEQQGAVENVARLEADHEWIEDEKDKFGRGGTPYDFQGQNIGECKSTLRNLTERFQGMKKKINPKVMNMIDSVEKKEVTLKHMIKTVIRDKRKIEETIVSLDDYKKKALHETWQKVNGDFGNIFSELLPGGSFAKLDPPEDKTISDGLEVKVCLGKVWKQSLTELSGGQRSLVALSLIMALLQFKPAPMYILDEVDAALDLSHTQNIGRLIKTRFKGSQFIVVSLKDGMFQNANRIFRTRFSEGTSMVQALTPADLK